Part of the Pagrus major chromosome 9, Pma_NU_1.0 genome, CAACAGGTTCAGATGATGTCAGCTCGTCTTCCTCCAGCAAAATCcatccaaaatccaaaacatcTCTGTGACTCTCACGTCGTCGTCGCCTCTCGTATCAGTCACGGACCGCTCTgctttaaagatgtttttcagtCTAACTTCATGTCAAGCTGCTGATGACACGTCGCTGACAGCTTGATTCATACTTTCTTGTTGAGTTGACTTGACGACTACAGACTGATCAACATGTTTTCTTCTCGTCCTCTCAGCTCAGCAGGgagttcttcttctttctcttcagtGACACTTTTCTGAATGAAACTCGCCAACAAATGCCAAATTAATGACCACATGTCAGGAGCGCACGCCTCCTCATGATCAGGAGGTGTTCATCAGGCTGAAACCAGCAATTAACTACAAGCCAACGAACCATCTCCAGATACAACCACATCAGCACGGTGCAATTATTAAAGATAAACATGCTAAGTTCGACCAACTCACCACTGAAGTGTCAGCAATGAATCAAACTCAAACATAAACTGTCTTCTCTCATTCCCAAATGTCCAGTCGATACATTTCAGCAACATACTGAGTCAGTTCTTATCATTAAATGTTGACAAactggcaaaacaaaacaaaagatgccTCTATTTCACCACAGACTCCATCATCACTCTACGCCGGAGATCCTAAGATGGCCGACGTTTGATTGACGGCTCATTTGAGCAGGtaggagcttctatgcccgccctcgagcctacaacagccaatgagcgATCGTGTAGACAggtgacccactctctcttcttcctcctctctcctgagccacttacacgcCAGCCTCCGGATGATTGacgcatcatgtagccaatgagatttcaaatccagtaatatatagtttatatcagtttttaaagctgaaggtgaagttcgcccagggcgtcatgcaagctaggaccgccactgtTTCCAGGACAAAGAAGAGGTTTTTAAAACTTCTCCAGTTGTTTACTTACATCAAGACGATTCATTTTTGTAAAACATGTTCTCTGAAATGTTACGTTTGAATATGCAACTGAgaaaaaataactaaacatgtgctattttgcattttgtccCGATATCTCGTCAAAATTGTCCAGACGTCTTGTTGTAAACACATGActggaaatgtcctgatgtctcgtCACAAACATGGCAAGAAATGTCCCGACATGTCGTTAGAAATGTCCAGACGACTTGAAACATTCTGCCACTGgtcttaaagaaaaaatgtttgggaagcaaaagagcccaaaatcttaaaaactgcatgaaaaatcAGTTTCCACCTGTAGTTTCTCTTCTTGAGACAAGCTGGAGCAACAATTTAGCTATTTAAAGTCCACAGCATCATTATAATTCTGAAGTGCGGCCGTTTCTCCTTCAAGTCATTAAACTCGACGGCCGTCTGAAATAGTCAGGAGGTTTTGTGCTGCAGAGGAAACAAGCTGCAGGTGTGTTTCTGGTTATTGttggattattttctttatccgTGGGTGACGAGGTGCTGAAAATGTCACGTAGCCTCTGACAAAAAGAAACTTCTCACACTAAACTTTGACTCCACTTCAGCTCCAGACGAGTAAACAACTTCAGTGAGTTTCTGCTGAGAcgaacaaaagagaaaaagctgCAGGAGTTAGTGTTCATGTTTCCTCCTGACTTCACACTCAGAATGGAGTCACTTGCCACACAGATTGGAGTcactatacatatatatatataaatgtatgatTTTGAGTTTCTCTGCACGATGAATCACTTTCAAATGCAGCGTCTGAACCAGGAGACAGAAACGGAAAACAACATGGAAGCTTTAACAATCGACTTCACACCAACAAAATTAATatatttcaagtaaaaatacaattaaaacaaatgtactAATGTTTGTCTTGAAGGTAGAAAGACACGTGATTTATGACGAGTTCATCAGTTCACTCTGACGTGAACCACACCTGAAATATTTCATCTCAAAATGACGTGTTTTGTTTGTCAAGGTGAAACCATAAATTCTTTAATCttcacagaaaataaagtgttttgttgttttgtttatttaaccagctgtttgttttaactctggTCACATGTTCTGAtcatgttattttaatttttggtaATTTCGACACCAGGAGGCGACAAACAAACACGTTTAATTAcagatattaaaatatttttgggttttttgattGATTGGAGGAAGTTGTTGTACATGAATTATCTCCATATGATTCTCCCTGAATAAAACTTAATGTGGTCCATTCTGACGTTGAATTAAATATGTCCAGTTCTGCATCGCCTCCTGAAATTAAGTGTTTATTGATGattttttaaagagtttatcTGCAACACACCACTTCTGCCACCAGACGAATATAAGAGAAATAGTTCTGGTAAAATGGCTGCAGAGACTGTAACTGTGCCATTACTTTGAGTTTACCagagaaaaaaggacaaaaatataaatagtcAAGAGCGATTGGTGTGTTGGGAAGTCGAGGAGGCACCATGTTGTGTTCAGATATATTTATTCTTGTTGTGCCGCTGATGAGAAACCTCCTCGTGTTACACCGAGGTACACTTCATTCttagttttcactttctccaAACGTTCGTCTAAACTttccattaaaatgtcttcgAGTTCTGTTGAAGACGAGACTCACAAACTGACGACGAGATAAAATTGGAAAAACTGGAATGAGCAACTTTTATTAAAAGGTGGAGTCACTCAGAGGCAGAAAGGAACACGGATatcagataaacataaaaatacttcTTTATAAATCTCCAAAACAAGTTTGTTTGAAATCAGTCTGTTGAAGAGTTCACAGAGGAGTTTCATCTGTTTCTACAGTCGTCAGCGAGGCCCGTCAGAAGAAGTCCGCTGCCGATGGGCGACGTTTAGGAGTACTCTTTGGAGTACTCTTTGGACTACCGGCGCTGGTCTTCTTGGGGGTCTTCTTGGGGGTCTTCTTGACCCGGGTGGAGAGCCGTGTGACCGGAGACTTTAACACCCCAAACTTTGGTTTCTGCTGCGGGTCAAACGGGACTCGTGACGACCCGTCTGGACTCACCAGCAGGCTGCGGTCCGTCTTCCTGAACTCtgacaagataaaaaaataaaagaaataaaaaacacagattagTGTCGACATCCTGCAACATCTGAACATGTCTGTTATTAATTAAATGCATCTGATCTCTCACCGGCTGTTTTATTGTTCTTGAGACCAAACGTCACCTTCTTGGATTCAGATTTGGGAGTTTGACTCTTCTAAAGAAAAGAAGTGAGACATGTTGTTACTGACGGTGCAACATTACAACCAACAGAGCAGGAGACACGTTCGATAAAGATGATGAAAGTTTGGATTTAATTCTAGAAGACAGAGACATCTCATGCATTTAGAGATTAGTTCTTCTTATGTTGAGTTTATTCATCTTTCTGGATTTTAACGCGAGACAAGAAGCAGCCGGCGATTGAAACTCGTAGAGGCATGACGGATGTCATTTTTTGGGGCCAAtatttgaaagtaaaaaatagCGATATGGATAAATCCGCAGATGCATGTAATACTTACATACAGTCAACTGAAGAGTTAATTATAAGTGTGCTGAAACAGTTAACTTAAGTTTCCACATCGTCACGTCCACTGATCATCACCCAGTctgataaataaacattttatctcCTCCCTGTACGGAGACTTTTAGTCTCCTTCGTCCAGGTTTTCAGTCGACATCacgttgttttattttactgtgctGAGCGCTTCCTGTTTACCTTCTTGCCGGTCCGCGGGGTGCCGGGGCTTCCCTTGGTCTTACAGAAGAGCGGCGTTGGGACCGCAGCGTTGCTCTGAAATGTGATGAAGTCGGACTCAGAGCCCGACggcgtcttcttcttcttctgtgactTCTTACTGCTCAGAGGTGTGGACGGCTCGGCAGCCTCCTGAAACAAACAATCAGTTCAAAGTTAAATACGTCTCGGGGTTAAATTCAGTCTGATGTCAGATTAAACACTCTCACTGACCAGTTTCGTCTTCTTCACGgccgtctcttcttcttctgcgaGGCCGTTGATCGCTGCAGCCGCCTCCAGCTCGTCGGCCTCGTACTCGAACGTCACAGggatcttcctcttcttcttcttggctggtttctcttcatcttcgACCTCCTGCACCTCAGCTTCATCTGTGATCTCGTCCGcttgattcttcttcttcttcttcttcttttctgctGTTGTCACGGTGACCGGCAGTATCTCAGCATCCTCCACCTGCGAGGGTTCGTCCACCGCCGCTCCATCCACTTCCTCTGTGGAttgtttctggttgtttttacttttcttcttcttcagtggtGTTACGATGCTTTCATCCACAGCCGGGGTCGTTTCCTCCcgtttgttcttcttcttcttcagtggcACCGTGGCGGCTTCTTGTGGCGcttcctcaacaactgaagtgaTTTCAGCGTCTGTGGTTTTTCCCTCCAGCTCGACCTCTGCTTCAGCCTCGACCGTCACCACTTCATCCGCCTTCAGGCTCTTCTTCTTACTCTTCTTCTTGCCTGGAGTTGTAGCGTCAGTCGGTTTCTTTGGTCCGTCTTCTTCTGTGGTCACACCATTAACCTGTGATTCCTCCCCCAGTTTCTTCTCGgcgttcttcttcttcttcttggcagGAGTTGTGGTCTCAGTCTCAGGTGTTGTCGACTCCTCGGTACCGACCGCTGTGCTCTCTTCTTCTACAACGGCCGGCGGTTCAGCTACAGTCTCGTCTGTTTGTAACTTTgccttcttccttttcttcttcttcttcttccctgtgACTGTAGCATCGGAGGGCGTCTGTGGTTCTGGTTCGACCTCAGAAGTCTTGTCGTCAGTCGTGGAGGGAGATGTGTCACTGGTTTCCTCTGTGACCGTGACTGAAGGTTCCTTTAcctcagagagaagaagagtttCTGACGAACCGTCTGAGACTTTTACAGACGAGACGGCGCTCTCAGTCTGTGAACCTTCAGTCTCTTTATCTGCACTTTCACCTCCctctgctgctttcttcttcttcttcttcctcttcttcttcttcttcttgttttcattattcGCGGTCAGGTCAGCCGGTTCACTGTCATCTTTTGCAGAGTCTTTGTCCTGCTTGTTGAGTGTCGACgcctccttcttcttccctgaAGCAGCGGAGACAGGACAGATCAGTTGATTGTCAAGACAAAATGCACTTTACTCTTTATTTATCAAGGACAAAATTTTGAGGACGTTGTGTGACTGTAATTTCTACTTTATGATAATTCTAGTTGGTGGCTGTAAGAAACtcaaaaactgatgaaaaatagtttgaaatgacaaataaaagcttTTGACGCAAGAAATCTGCTGCGATAAGAATACAGATGCAGATTATACTTAACATCTGTCACAGAGTGTAATTACACGACCACGTCTGAATGCAGGAACTGATGAAAAACGCCTGATTATTATGTTTTAAGATTGAGCACTTTGATTTTAAAAGGCAGGTTCGCTCAGACCTCTGAGCCGACGGACCAGAGCTGCTCCAGTTTCTGACAGGAAATAAATCACTGCTGTAACGAGGTAATGAATCCAACTAATGGACCTGTTCAAGTTAAATGTCCCCGGTTAGAAAAGTTATTTAAGTATATTAAAAAGGCCACATATGTGAACTCCCCCCACATTTTAGATTCAAACTGCTCTGATTTGTGCTCATTAAAAGTCGTTTCTACTGTTTGAAAAGTTCCAACGACTTTAACAACAAATTCAAGGACCTTCAATGCCCGATTCAAGGGCTGggtataaaaaaataatattaaaagaTTCATGTAAGGAGTCTTATCTCGTAGGACTCAGAACCGATTCACAAATGTCAACAATCGATTTTCTGAATGTTAATTATTAACTTGATGTTTCTAAATGAAACTGTAACTAATCTgttaatgtaaaacatttttttattgtatctGCGCCTCTGAttgttaagacatttttaaatcgGTACATTTTTTAACTGCAATTCATCGATTAATCAGATAATGATTGTAACGAGGACTCGCAGGCTTTAAGGTTTGTTTAATGCAGCTTTGTCATTACGGAGCCGTAACCTGCAACATTCAGCTTCAGTCACTCGTTCACGCAACGGCAAATTATATcagctttaattttaaaatacatttctttatatgCGTCTATTTTCAAACTttcaaggcttttttttttcttccccttcaGAATCAAACATTAAGGATTCGGAGGTTGGCAGGTCGGGTTCAGTGCAGCGCTGTCGTGTTTCTCTGCCagagtttaaaacataaaaacaactcaTGAAGTCGTCCGCTTCTGTTCCTCCACTGacgtttgagcttcactgtgcagaacgATGCTTGAAGACTTTGACACCAgaagttttcattttcagaatcagaatcactTTATTGATCTCTGAGGGGGGAAACTGCGTCAGGAGGAAAGTTTGGGAGCAACTTTGTGAAGTGTGATGTGGGAACTTTGGTGTTTTGATTCATCAGGTGCTCGAGGTtcgttctttttcttttcttccaaaCGTTTCTCATTTTTTCTCTGGTCAAAGAGTATATTTCCTTATCAGCATTGAGGGTCTAAGGATGGAGCGTGTCATACGTTTCTACAGCCTGCTGAGTAATGCTGTTACTTTGAGCTAcgtaaaataaaactgactcgGCTTTGTAGGTAGTTTAGCCGACTTCAGAGCATCCAGCCCTGCAGCAGAGAACAGAAATGAGTCAAGACAAGAGAAGTTTATGTCTTAACGTGCTGTGATCAGTGTTGCTCTGGGTACGACGATGCAGCTAAACTTCATCTGAATCATCGACTTTTCTGGGAAGTTCATGAAAACTAGCTGGAATAAAACCTTCAGAGCAGGACTGGGCCTCCCACACGTTGAACTATGTAAAGGAACAGAGCGCGTGTTGATAGAGGAACAATAAAATCCACAGAATGAAAAACTGCATTTGAAAACGCTGTTTATTCTGGAAATGACGCGCAAAAGCTTCAGTAGCATCGGTTTTATATTCccttaaatataaatgttgactttaatTAACTGACTCTCTTCTGCGTTTTCTGTGTCAACTGAAAATACCAtaataaaatgtagaaatgtgaaAGTAACCTGCTGAAACCTGGTGCCgtctttttgttgcttttgtccACATCAGTAAAAAAGAGCTAATCCAACACAAGGACTTCCTGTTGTTCAaggatttattttcttcaaCAGACATTCAAAGGTCCATTTAAGTCCTTTGTCGCATTAAATGGAGCACCGAGCGAAGGCAGAGACATGACGGTCTTGCAACTCCTTCAGTAATCGACTGTAACAGCGTCACGTCTGAATagatttcttgttttgtgttcatATTCGTGCCTCCTTGTGCGTGTGGAAAGTAAGAGAGCAAACTGTTATTGAgcgcagtgaaaatgtttttgaaactCTAAAAGCCGACAAATCTGGATCGAGGCAGATGATTTTGTGAGATAAGTTTTGGACATTATTGCTTCACAGCACTCTGGAGTAAGTGGAAATGTCTGGaagtcagaatttaaatatattatGGGGGAAAAcatgaagaataaataaaaaggtgtTCATGTATTTCATCAACTAACTGGTGGTTTAAGACAACAACTTATTGGAGGTTGAAGTTCAAGTACGGCAGTTAATATTTCTTCACCGATGACCTTCAGCTGCCTTCGTTGGTTTCAGATTTGAAAATGTTGCACAGATAGAAGGTaaaaggtgaaaacatgaaGATACCTTTTTTCTTCTTGGATGCTGGCGCtccgtcctcgtcctcctcctccctgcgaCCTCCcgtcctcttcatcctcttcctgcTGCCGAACATGTCGTCGTCCTCGTCCGTGGAGACTTCCTCTGGATACTCGTCCTGAGGGAAGATACCTGACAGGAAAATCCAAGAAGATAACGAGTGAGGTCAAAGATCAATGAGTCTGTTTTAAAGCAGATTAAAGAAAGATCATCAGCTCTTACCTTCACTGAGGTCACGCAGTCTGTCGTCCAAcataaagagaaagaagaaaaatatgttagTTTGGATTCAAGCAGAGATCGTTCATGGAGCAGAAGAAACGGCAGAGGAAGatcagagcagctcagagggTTAAACACTGCGTGTGCTCTCTGAATGCTGATTGGCcgatgagcagcagagcagtaAATCCAGGTGTGATCATCCTTCTGATATCTCTGACTCCTCCAGGCGCCGTCTTCATCTATAAACGTCACCTCGACCAGAGCAGCGTCAGACACGAGGCTGAATTCATTTGACTTTCTGCTGCAGGTTGAACGTGtttgattatttattctgttttcagagAGCAGAAGCCTTTTAGCTGCCGAGCAGAAAATAACAGGTGTGATACAAACAGACACGCCGTTCGTTTTCTTTTCTAGCTGCCATCATAGTGAAACACAGAGGGAAATGAGCAGGTTTGTGGCTTCTGCTGTGGTGACACGAGGCTGCCAGTGGTTTCTGTATAATCTGCTTTTTGTTATTCACAAGAAACAGTTTGACATGTGGAGTCAAACAGATGGACACTTTTCTGCTctgctgaatgaatgaatgactttatttcaaaccaaaaattataacatgataaaaaacaaacaaaataaataacaatccCAGATTATTTACGATCCAAATATCCATCCAGTGCCGAACACAACCTTTCCTCTTCCATacacctgccaaaaatatcttttttaaattgatttatattaatattatataaataaatcagcTGTGATTATATTGTACAGTAGCTGACCTGCACCGTCAGCTACTTATTTTGGATCTTACAGAGTAACTAATCCACCAGAACACCAATGTTAACGGGTATTTCGTGATGTAATTCAATGATTCAGGTCCAAAGTATTTGAATCATACATGTTGCCctataaatacacacagtgatCGCCCTCTGCTGGTTGAAATCTGGCTACTGTGGTTTTCATTGTGGGCTTTTTGAAGGAACAGTGTCGGAGCTGCTACTCACACTTTGACGATCCTGTAGAGTCTCTGTCTGTTGCGGCCCGGCGTGCCGCTCCGACTCGCCAACCCAAACAGCCTGTCCGCCAGAGCTGAGTAATCAAACtaccaacacacaaacaaatacctCGTTAGAGACATAACGAACTCACCGGCATCACATGAAGACCGACACCTGATGAGGACAAATCAAACACAGAGACGAACTTTGTTCTGATATAAAACTGATCCATGAAAGAGGCCGAGGATGAACGACGCCGGCAGACAATTTCCTCAGAACACTCTGAtggtatgtttttaaaaatgacttgcAGTTATCCAGTTTCCACGACTATTTCCTTCCCTACAGGCAGCAATTTTCACTCTGTCAAATGATCAGTTTGCAGACTAGAAACTCGCTTCAAACAGAGACAATTATTCTGAACAATGAGCCGCTCACAGACGTCTGGAAGGAGAGTTGAATCTATAAACTGTGAGAAAGTTTAGAAAATGTGCAGCATTTCTGTTGTGAATAATTTATGGACCTTTTTCTAAAACGTGGAGAATAAAACAAGTATCCTGCgttacaataaaaactgcagtCTTTtaacaacatgtgaaaatagaGGCTTCACCTGTAGGACCGGTCCGATGTCTTCGTCACAGGGTTCCTCTGTGTCCGAGTCTTCTTCTAAGTGAAGAAgctcatcctcatcttcatcttcttcgtCTGATTTATtgcctgaaaacaaagaaatcagcACAATTTAATTCTCATTAAAATAACTGTCTATTACGAGACGTAAATCGCTGACTGAAAGCACGAAGCTGTTATCAAAACAGTCGGcaactcattttctttcaatcaacttGCCAATTAATCATCTTTCCTTTCATGTTGCACACCTGAAGTATTTAGTTTTGTCATATCTTGTTGTCAGAAGGATTCACGCCACAGTCAGGAGGATGTAACGTAGCTGAACCAGCTGTCTGGAGCTCAGCGCCTCGTAATCTTGGAGACGACTGAAACCCTCCGTTAGAgcaaaaattcaaaatgttggCCGACTCTTTAATTTCTGCCGAGCGACGCTAATCAAGTGTGGAGCCATAAATCAGGCTTTAGTACTTTGAGAAGTAATTATTTGTCACTGTAAATTAGTCTTTAGTGTTTACCGAGCCTCTAAAGCTCATACGAAAGTAAACGAGTAAATCATTTATGTTCCaatcaacaaaaatacactCCAGATTTTCTTCCCTGTGCAGTTTTCTCTGAATAACACGTACCATTAATCTGCTTCCCCGCGCTCTTCTTGCCGGCTGGTTTTCtcgttgttttctctctcagttcttcttcttcttcgtcgtcTTCCTCATCAGACGCCTGTCCAGAGTCTGAGTCTGAGGCCTGAGCTGCGTTCACCTCCTTCATCAGGTCTTCAATAGCGAAGGGAGCCTGATCGATGATGGTGCCGAAGATGTTGGTACAGATGCCGCTGAAAAGAATCCGACTGGAGAGACGGACATCGGGAGAAACAACAGACGACACAGTGAGCGGACGGTGAAGAGTCAGACGAGCTGCTTCAATGCATCTGTGCTTTGATTCAACATGTTTGAAATACAACATCAGCAGGCTGAAcacatgttgttttggaaaacatCCATCGACAGCAGAATCAAAAATGGGTCAAAGATTATTCAATATAAATTCAACTAAAAAACACGACCACATTTCTAGGAAACGGCGTCACAATAAATGAAGCAGAGCAGCTGAACTGATGTGGACTTACTCTTTTGTTTTAGATACTGTTTTGCAGAACGGCTCGATGAAAATCAAGTTCTGATCGGCAGTGAGCTGAGAGGAGAAAGACAACACATACAGAGTAAACGTGTCGTCTCATACTGACAGAAGAAAATTATAACAATAAGTCAGAAAATGATCAGTTAAAAATAACAGAGCGAGAATCAAATTAAACAATCTGCACCAGTCAAAGAATCTTAAAACGATCGAGGAACAGAGCAgagtctttgtctttttttaatcagaccTTTGAACTCCAAGGAAACGGAAACTAACAAGTTAGGTCTGAGCAAAAAATGGTGGCATTCAGCTTTAGATCTCACAGAGAAGCTTTTCTTTGCCGTTTCACGCTTCAGTACATGAAGGCAACACAATGACACAATGACACTATAACTGCTTGTACTTGCATGTTTCCGTCCTAACTTTAACGTGAAAATGAGGCTTCATTCTGAAGTTTTGCAGCGTGTGACAGACTGACATGACTGTCACTGACACGAGctcctttttgtgtttgtgtacctcTGCTGAGCCGACAGCTGCCAGCTCCGTCATGTAGAGGTCCAGGACGTGAAGCTGCAGCCCGCTGGGCGCTCCGCTGCTGCTCTGCAGGAGCTGAGCTGTCAGCAGCTCCAGGAAGCTCGACACCACGCTGAGGAGACAACACACACCGTTACTCTCTTTTCAAAATGTGACATGAGCTTGATGTAAAAGGTTCGGCAGACACTGTTTTTAATACATTACCTGCTGTCCCAGTTTTTCCTCTTCAGCATCTCAAACGTTTGTCTGAACATGAAGCGGACCAGCTGttagagacacagaggaagataATCATCGTTATTTTGGGGATTTGAATCAATTAAAACATCTCGTTCTCAAACCAGACCTTCAAGAACTACCACTGATGTCTTTGTAGAACAATGTGTCGGAGAGTAATCACATCCACTCTGTAGAAACACACTTTGTAGCAAATCAGCGTTGGATTCTCGGGTGATCTTACAAATCCACCTGTCTCAAGGTGACATCATTTAGGTAGCAGGACTGCAGACCACGCAAAGACGTGACGTGAAAGAAACAGCTGGTGACACTAATGCACCTCGAAGCTGGTTTACCACCACAGAAGAGAGTCATGATCAAACAGAGGATGAGAGTGAAATCGTTACTACAGAGCAGGAGGCATCCCAAACGGCCCGAGATGAGGGACAAGAAGTTGTTACTCAAACCATTTTATACCAGGATTACATGcttatgcagttttttttaacgCAGGTAAAACTGCTACGAACAGGCGATTTGATTCCCTGCCCATCGCCAGAACACACGTTTgtctttctgttattttttttttaactgatgtTATAATTACTCATACGGCATCGGGTGAAAGTCATTAAAACTTGAAATTTGCATTCATGTCTGGAGGTCATGAAACGAACTCCAAGTCTTCAGTTAGTTCAGAGTGAAAATACTTTAAAGTGAAAACTCATCCTGGATTCTCGTCACACTCACCTGGAAGAACTTGTCCATCCGCAGCCTGTCGATGCCGGTCCACTCTCTTCTTAAGGTCTGCAGGAAGCTCTCCAGGTATAAAAACTCTGCAGGGGGGAACATCGTCGTCATCATTATGGTGAAAAGTTCAAGGCTGATTGACTTTGTGTTACTGAATCGTGTGGTGGGAAACTTACGTCCATCTACGTCCTGGAAGCTGTGGATCAGGCTGGTGATTTGGTTCGACAGCTCCTCCTGAGGAAAAAGTCAAGACCGCATTAAATATtaaagcaggaggagagaggtggtCGACTGAACATGATCATAAAGATTAAAAGATTTATGGACGGACAGATACTCAAAGATCTCTGATTTacactttgagtacattttcatttcatcaggACCCAGCCGAGGCCGATAGCAAATCAATATCTATTCAATAACAATCTTTTACTCAGTATTTctttattataaaaaca contains:
- the rrp1 gene encoding uncharacterized protein rrp1, giving the protein MASIQEPEVQFAQRLASNEKPIRTKAIKKLRKYINVRSQKAAGGFTGDELLKLWKGLFYCLWMQDKPLLQEELSNQITSLIHSFQDVDGQFLYLESFLQTLRREWTGIDRLRMDKFFQLVRFMFRQTFEMLKRKNWDSSVVSSFLELLTAQLLQSSSGAPSGLQLHVLDLYMTELAAVGSAELTADQNLIFIEPFCKTVSKTKDRILFSGICTNIFGTIIDQAPFAIEDLMKEVNAAQASDSDSGQASDEEDDEEEEELREKTTRKPAGKKSAGKQINGNKSDEEDEDEDELLHLEEDSDTEEPCDEDIGPVLQFDYSALADRLFGLASRSGTPGRNRQRLYRIVKVLRDLSEGIFPQDEYPEEVSTDEDDDMFGSRKRMKRTGGRREEEDEDGAPASKKKKGKKKEASTLNKQDKDSAKDDSEPADLTANNENKKKKKKRKKKKKKAAEGGESADKETEGSQTESAVSSVKVSDGSSETLLLSEVKEPSVTVTEETSDTSPSTTDDKTSEVEPEPQTPSDATVTGKKKKKKRKKAKLQTDETVAEPPAVVEEESTAVGTEESTTPETETTTPAKKKKKNAEKKLGEESQVNGVTTEEDGPKKPTDATTPGKKKSKKKSLKADEVVTVEAEAEVELEGKTTDAEITSVVEEAPQEAATVPLKKKKNKREETTPAVDESIVTPLKKKKSKNNQKQSTEEVDGAAVDEPSQVEDAEILPVTVTTAEKKKKKKKNQADEITDEAEVQEVEDEEKPAKKKKRKIPVTFEYEADELEAAAAINGLAEEEETAVKKTKLEAAEPSTPLSSKKSQKKKKTPSGSESDFITFQSNAAVPTPLFCKTKGSPGTPRTGKKKSQTPKSESKKVTFGLKNNKTAEFRKTDRSLLVSPDGSSRVPFDPQQKPKFGVLKSPVTRLSTRVKKTPKKTPKKTSAGSPKSTPKSTPKRRPSAADFF